Proteins encoded in a region of the Streptomyces sp. NBC_01298 genome:
- a CDS encoding Ig-like domain-containing protein: protein MAAVAVWAGLLGGLAGCTENGGSPIEIQLPGKPRSPDEAIRISPEDNTKGVPAEGPLRVTVPEGRLERVVVTKVEDAQQETVPGAIAVDGLSWSPDPAQGRLALAAKYTVDAVALDGHNRRQARHTTFTTYVPEERFIGYFKPENRSTVGTGMIISFGFSRSIERRADVERAITITSDPAVEVVGHWFGDERLDFRPKTYWKPGTEVTVKLGLRDVEGAPGSYGIQDKTLRFTVGRSQISTVDAAAHTMEVRRDGELLSTVPITAGAPKNMTYNGKMVVMELFDVTRMNGQTVGFGGEYDIPDVPHAIRLTRSGTFLHGNYWASPDTFGSTNVSHGCIGLRDNKGGGSDTPAGWFFDRTLVGDVVEVVNSQDKTVAPDNGLGGWNMSWPAWVAGSAIG, encoded by the coding sequence TTGGCCGCCGTGGCGGTATGGGCGGGCCTCCTCGGAGGCCTGGCCGGATGCACCGAGAACGGCGGCTCCCCGATCGAGATCCAGCTGCCCGGCAAACCCCGGTCACCGGACGAGGCGATCAGGATCAGTCCCGAGGACAATACGAAGGGGGTGCCGGCCGAGGGCCCGCTGAGGGTCACCGTGCCCGAGGGCCGCCTGGAGCGGGTCGTGGTCACCAAGGTGGAGGACGCCCAGCAGGAGACGGTGCCCGGCGCCATCGCCGTCGACGGGCTCAGCTGGAGCCCCGACCCGGCGCAGGGCCGGCTCGCGCTCGCGGCCAAGTACACCGTGGACGCGGTCGCGCTCGACGGGCACAACCGCCGCCAGGCCCGGCACACCACCTTCACCACCTACGTTCCCGAGGAGCGGTTCATCGGCTACTTCAAGCCCGAGAACCGTTCGACCGTCGGCACCGGCATGATCATCTCCTTCGGGTTCAGCCGGTCCATCGAACGCCGCGCCGATGTGGAGCGGGCCATCACGATCACCTCGGACCCGGCCGTGGAGGTGGTGGGCCACTGGTTCGGCGACGAGCGCCTGGACTTCCGGCCCAAGACCTACTGGAAGCCCGGCACCGAGGTCACCGTCAAGCTCGGCCTGCGGGACGTCGAGGGGGCGCCCGGCTCCTACGGCATCCAGGACAAGACCCTGCGCTTCACCGTCGGCCGCTCCCAGATCTCCACCGTCGACGCGGCCGCGCACACCATGGAGGTCCGGCGCGACGGCGAACTGCTGTCCACCGTCCCGATCACCGCCGGGGCCCCGAAGAACATGACCTACAACGGGAAGATGGTGGTGATGGAGCTCTTCGACGTCACCCGGATGAACGGGCAGACGGTGGGCTTCGGCGGCGAGTACGACATCCCCGACGTGCCGCACGCCATCCGCCTCACCCGCTCCGGCACCTTCCTGCACGGCAACTACTGGGCCAGCCCCGACACCTTCGGCTCCACCAACGTCAGCCACGGCTGCATCGGCCTGCGCGACAACAAGGGCGGCGGCTCGGACACCCCGGCCGGCTGGTTCTTCGACCGGACCCTGGTCGGCGACGTGGTGGAGGTCGTGAACTCGCAGGACAAGACGGTCGCCCCGGACAACGGCTTGGGCGGCTGGAACATGTCCTGGCCCGCCTGGGTCGCGGGCTCCGCGATCGGCTGA
- a CDS encoding CDP-alcohol phosphatidyltransferase family protein, producing the protein MASVGTALRELRGAQKSAKGVSLYSRFVNRPVGRYLAAGSYALGLTPNQVTLISAALSFAGAAAVALASPSWGLGIAVWALLAVGFAFDSADGQLARLRGGGSAAGEWLDHVVDCAKLTSLHTCVLIAFYRFPEAYGVGGGAHGASAGWLLVPLGFQLAAVVTFFGGLLTEKLKPKPESGSAAAAPSSLRAVALLPVDYGVFCLVFLLLGGGDVFRWAYAGAGVIAALFLVAFLAKWFRELSAVPR; encoded by the coding sequence ATGGCGAGTGTCGGGACCGCGCTGCGGGAGCTGCGCGGGGCGCAGAAGTCGGCGAAGGGGGTGTCGCTCTACTCCCGGTTCGTCAACCGGCCCGTCGGGCGGTACCTGGCCGCCGGGTCGTACGCGCTCGGGCTCACCCCGAACCAGGTGACCCTGATCAGCGCCGCCCTGAGCTTCGCGGGCGCGGCCGCCGTCGCCCTGGCCTCGCCCTCGTGGGGGCTGGGGATCGCGGTGTGGGCCCTGCTCGCCGTCGGCTTCGCCTTCGACTCCGCCGACGGGCAGCTCGCGCGGCTGCGCGGGGGCGGCAGTGCGGCGGGCGAGTGGCTGGACCACGTCGTGGACTGCGCGAAGCTCACCTCGCTGCACACCTGCGTACTGATCGCCTTCTACCGCTTCCCCGAGGCCTACGGGGTCGGCGGCGGGGCGCACGGAGCCTCGGCCGGCTGGCTGCTGGTGCCGCTCGGCTTCCAACTCGCCGCGGTCGTCACCTTCTTCGGCGGGCTGCTGACCGAGAAGCTCAAGCCGAAGCCGGAGTCGGGAAGCGCGGCCGCCGCGCCGTCGTCCCTGCGCGCGGTGGCGCTGCTGCCCGTGGACTACGGGGTGTTCTGCCTGGTGTTCCTGCTCCTCGGCGGAGGCGATGTGTTCCGCTGGGCGTACGCCGGAGCGGGCGTGATCGCCGCGCTGTTCCTGGTGGCGTTCCTCGCGAAGTGGTTCCGGGAACTCAGCGCCGTACCCCGTTGA
- a CDS encoding L,D-transpeptidase family protein, producing MSTGCAAGAIGRAAVTAAILTAAALAPPQAAAVAAPSPSPSAPAEAACTAGTGPYQRELERHLRRTADGTQDTGDCEAIRTFQRANAIRPADGYAGLVTFRTMVAVAARANPNAAGDCPVRSHRVTCVDLERQILWVQRGRTVVFPPVPVRTGRDEEETRPGWHEVYWRSEDHVSTLYPDSPMPYAQFFDEGQALHGRPGNLYAHGGSAGCVNLTVPDARRLWDLLTEGDAVYVWGTKPGTED from the coding sequence ATGAGCACAGGGTGTGCGGCAGGCGCGATCGGCAGGGCTGCCGTGACGGCCGCGATCCTCACGGCGGCCGCCCTCGCCCCGCCGCAGGCGGCGGCCGTGGCGGCCCCTTCCCCCTCCCCGTCGGCCCCTGCCGAGGCGGCGTGCACCGCCGGGACCGGCCCCTACCAGCGCGAGCTGGAGCGCCACCTGCGCCGGACGGCCGACGGGACACAGGACACCGGGGACTGCGAGGCGATCCGCACCTTCCAGCGCGCCAACGCGATCCGGCCCGCCGACGGCTACGCGGGGCTGGTCACCTTCCGCACCATGGTCGCGGTCGCCGCCCGCGCGAACCCCAACGCCGCCGGCGACTGTCCGGTCCGTTCCCACCGGGTGACCTGCGTGGACCTGGAGCGCCAGATCCTGTGGGTGCAGCGCGGCCGCACGGTGGTCTTCCCGCCCGTGCCCGTCCGCACCGGACGCGACGAGGAGGAGACCCGCCCCGGCTGGCACGAGGTCTACTGGCGCAGCGAGGACCACGTGTCCACGCTCTACCCCGACTCCCCGATGCCCTACGCCCAGTTCTTCGACGAGGGCCAGGCCCTGCACGGCCGCCCCGGCAACCTGTACGCCCACGGCGGCTCGGCCGGCTGCGTCAACCTCACCGTCCCCGACGCGCGGCGCCTGTGGGACCTGCTCACCGAGGGCGACGCCGTCTACGTCTGGGGCACCAAGCCCGGCACGGAGGACTGA
- a CDS encoding choice-of-anchor A family protein: MSARKWTLGPLGLALGAVLAAGAPAALAAPPAPGPGGQQPAPARHAAALRAPLPGGLGPCLGAGCPPVFPPIEVGTDPNGYDEGINIFVGADFLVRERAAEAEGKVVVLGSFDQNKNLAAGGGYNIGVVGAGSLVRPPSGSDFLTTGRNVNIAVDQRLISDDGVVRHAGTAPGPGTVTGPLAADPAAITPYAGLRDQLTAASRCYARVDGSPRPATGTAVNQDGTTVFTGDNTSPLQVFNVDFDLVSAGNGAIGFRFDRIPATATVLVNVLGTSRTINTYAGSINDTGAGADPWNGYRTRLLWNFPDATTVQLVGTGQFQGSVLVGEQASTTTVTLPGTNGRFFTTGGLVHTSTAGGGQEFHAYPFNGDLPDCGNTVPVTGKVSVLKQDTGGLPLAGATYELWRETNGTPGAQFTSPGGDTKVTDCVTPANGICSGTVAPGTYYWRETQAPAGYELAANPVVELTLTAQNAAEGVSATMSNTKLPGSAEVVLRKSDADGGALLPGARFELWREANGVAGLQTDGADPDVQLAGSCTTDAQGSCTVQLPVGERYYWRETQAPAGYDLPANRVTPFDLDESHVTTGLVVGVTDERTEEPDRDGLIEVLKKDAKTKRPLRGAVFEVWKETNSTVGLQTRGINPDRKVTEGCATDGAGECSFPNLEDGWYYVVETAVPEGYVLPRNRVTGPLHLDENTPDHRVVITLENKRDDHGKGGKGGKDKGKGKGKGPKRPAE, from the coding sequence ATGTCAGCAAGGAAGTGGACCCTCGGGCCCCTGGGGCTCGCCCTCGGGGCCGTACTGGCCGCAGGTGCCCCCGCGGCCCTGGCGGCGCCGCCCGCGCCGGGCCCCGGCGGACAGCAGCCGGCTCCGGCCCGGCACGCCGCGGCCCTGCGGGCCCCGCTGCCGGGCGGGCTCGGTCCCTGCCTGGGGGCCGGGTGCCCGCCCGTGTTCCCGCCGATCGAGGTCGGCACCGACCCCAACGGCTACGACGAGGGCATCAACATCTTCGTCGGCGCCGACTTCCTCGTCCGTGAGCGCGCCGCCGAGGCCGAGGGCAAGGTCGTCGTCCTCGGCAGCTTCGACCAGAACAAGAACCTGGCGGCGGGCGGCGGTTACAACATCGGCGTCGTCGGCGCGGGTTCGCTCGTGCGGCCCCCGTCGGGATCCGACTTCCTCACCACCGGCCGCAACGTCAACATCGCCGTCGACCAGCGGCTGATCTCGGACGACGGAGTCGTCCGCCACGCGGGCACCGCCCCTGGGCCCGGCACCGTCACCGGCCCGCTGGCGGCGGACCCCGCCGCCATCACCCCCTACGCCGGCCTGCGCGACCAGCTCACCGCGGCCAGCCGGTGCTACGCCCGGGTCGACGGCAGCCCGCGCCCGGCCACGGGCACCGCCGTCAACCAGGACGGCACCACCGTCTTCACCGGGGACAACACCTCCCCGCTCCAGGTCTTCAACGTGGACTTCGACCTGGTCAGCGCGGGCAACGGCGCCATCGGCTTCCGCTTCGACCGGATCCCGGCCACCGCCACCGTCCTGGTCAACGTCCTGGGCACCAGCCGCACGATCAACACCTACGCCGGCAGCATCAACGACACCGGTGCCGGAGCGGACCCCTGGAACGGCTACCGCACCCGGCTCCTGTGGAACTTCCCCGACGCCACCACCGTCCAGCTGGTCGGCACCGGACAGTTCCAGGGCAGCGTGCTCGTCGGCGAGCAGGCCTCGACCACCACCGTCACCCTGCCCGGGACCAACGGCCGCTTCTTCACCACCGGCGGGCTCGTCCACACCAGCACCGCGGGCGGCGGCCAGGAGTTCCACGCGTACCCGTTCAACGGGGACCTGCCCGACTGCGGGAACACCGTCCCGGTCACGGGCAAGGTCTCGGTCCTCAAGCAGGACACCGGCGGCCTGCCGCTGGCCGGAGCCACGTACGAGCTGTGGCGGGAGACCAACGGCACCCCCGGAGCCCAGTTCACGAGCCCCGGCGGGGACACCAAGGTCACCGACTGCGTCACCCCGGCGAACGGCATCTGCTCCGGCACCGTGGCGCCCGGCACGTACTACTGGCGCGAGACCCAGGCCCCGGCCGGCTACGAGCTCGCAGCGAACCCCGTCGTGGAGCTGACGCTGACCGCGCAGAACGCGGCCGAGGGCGTGAGCGCCACCATGAGCAACACCAAGCTCCCGGGCAGCGCCGAAGTGGTGCTGCGCAAGTCCGACGCGGACGGCGGGGCGCTGCTGCCCGGCGCCCGCTTCGAGCTGTGGCGCGAGGCCAACGGCGTTGCGGGCCTGCAGACCGACGGAGCCGACCCCGACGTGCAGCTCGCCGGGTCCTGCACCACCGACGCGCAGGGCAGCTGCACGGTCCAGCTCCCGGTCGGCGAGCGGTACTACTGGCGGGAGACGCAGGCACCGGCCGGCTACGACCTGCCGGCGAACCGGGTCACGCCCTTCGACCTCGACGAGAGCCACGTGACGACCGGCCTCGTCGTCGGTGTCACGGACGAGCGGACCGAGGAGCCCGACCGCGACGGCTTGATCGAGGTCCTGAAGAAGGACGCGAAGACGAAGCGCCCCCTGCGCGGGGCGGTCTTCGAGGTGTGGAAGGAGACCAACAGCACCGTCGGCCTCCAGACGCGCGGCATCAACCCCGACCGCAAGGTGACGGAGGGCTGTGCGACCGACGGGGCCGGGGAGTGCTCGTTCCCGAACCTGGAGGACGGCTGGTACTACGTGGTCGAGACGGCGGTCCCGGAGGGCTACGTCCTGCCGCGGAACCGGGTCACGGGTCCGCTCCACCTGGACGAGAACACCCCGGACCACCGCGTGGTGATCACCCTGGAGAACAAGCGGGACGACCACGGCAAGGGCGGCAAGGGCGGCAAGGACAAGGGCAAGGGGAAGGGCAAGGGCCCGAAGCGGCCCGCCGAGTAG
- a CDS encoding lipopolysaccharide biosynthesis protein — protein sequence MIETNRPAAAPAEDEPDLLRDQFRQLLRYRRLILAGVGIGLLGGVYLGVSTADTYVATADIVLRAPTDDPFNPSLAPDKAINIGSERQVALSSSIANEAAKKLGVSAADFSALRAGLQVTNPPQTMVLRFTYTAASPAEAATRANAMTEAYLLKRQEALDVTRDKMVKGYQEQRDPVAKQLEDLTKQTTGMPAGPARDAAYAAKTDQQSKINTLNGNIAKLKALDMTPGRVTSTAVPPHGADGPGLPMSLALGAAVGLALGLLGAWVRLVFDPAPRSEGDVARALRAPVLGSLPRGKADGGPLLAAGEEDPRLAEEFRSVAFRLAYDARFADRRRLLVVAPRGSSEIAAAVAVNLAASFAETGKDVLLIEADLRTPVLASQLPTDASGRPNWSKSKGGAGAQHAETEWPDGRQLLVDAGESGSFDLIPGERVRNVPRALTSQRATRLISEADSPNSTVVVLAPPVLSYADALALVDRVDGVLVVCNPGAVRRTDLSRIRELISGAGGTVLGAVLHAPLPGEKKRGLGRAPKGGGPAAEDPRPAPPAAPSPRSREPQPIPYEVAAADASQHIPGDGTDTVALRTVRTGRR from the coding sequence GTGATCGAGACCAACCGCCCCGCAGCGGCTCCGGCCGAGGACGAACCGGACCTGCTCCGGGACCAGTTCCGCCAGCTCCTGCGCTACCGCCGGCTCATCCTCGCGGGCGTGGGAATCGGCCTGCTCGGCGGGGTCTACCTCGGCGTCTCCACGGCGGACACCTACGTGGCCACCGCCGACATCGTGCTGCGCGCGCCCACCGACGACCCCTTCAACCCGAGCCTCGCCCCCGACAAGGCGATCAACATCGGCTCGGAGCGGCAGGTCGCGCTCTCCAGCTCCATAGCCAACGAGGCCGCGAAGAAGCTCGGGGTCTCGGCCGCCGACTTCTCGGCCCTGCGCGCCGGTCTGCAGGTGACCAACCCCCCTCAGACGATGGTGCTGCGCTTCACCTACACCGCCGCCTCCCCCGCCGAGGCCGCCACCCGCGCCAACGCGATGACCGAGGCCTACCTGCTCAAGCGGCAGGAGGCCCTCGACGTCACCCGCGACAAGATGGTCAAGGGCTACCAGGAGCAGCGCGATCCGGTGGCCAAGCAGCTCGAAGACCTGACCAAGCAGACCACCGGCATGCCGGCCGGTCCGGCGCGCGACGCCGCGTACGCCGCCAAGACCGACCAGCAGAGCAAGATCAACACGCTCAACGGCAACATCGCCAAGCTCAAGGCCCTGGACATGACCCCGGGCCGGGTCACCAGCACCGCCGTCCCGCCCCACGGGGCCGACGGCCCCGGACTGCCCATGTCGCTCGCGCTCGGCGCGGCCGTGGGCCTGGCCCTCGGCCTGCTCGGCGCCTGGGTGCGCCTCGTCTTCGACCCGGCCCCGCGCTCCGAGGGCGACGTCGCCCGCGCCCTGCGCGCTCCCGTCCTGGGCTCCCTGCCCCGGGGCAAGGCCGACGGCGGGCCGCTGCTCGCCGCGGGCGAGGAGGACCCCCGGCTGGCCGAGGAGTTCCGCTCGGTGGCCTTCCGGCTCGCCTACGACGCCCGCTTCGCGGACCGGCGCCGCCTCCTGGTGGTCGCCCCGCGCGGCAGCAGCGAGATCGCCGCCGCCGTGGCGGTGAACCTGGCCGCCTCCTTCGCGGAGACCGGCAAGGACGTGCTCCTCATCGAGGCCGACCTGCGCACCCCGGTGCTGGCCAGCCAGCTGCCCACCGACGCCTCCGGCCGGCCCAACTGGAGCAAGTCCAAGGGGGGCGCGGGCGCGCAGCACGCGGAGACCGAGTGGCCCGACGGCCGCCAGCTCCTGGTGGACGCCGGGGAGTCGGGCAGCTTCGACCTGATCCCGGGCGAGCGGGTGCGCAACGTGCCCCGCGCACTGACCTCGCAGCGGGCCACCCGGCTGATCTCCGAGGCCGACTCCCCCAACTCCACCGTCGTGGTGCTCGCCCCGCCCGTGCTCTCCTACGCCGACGCCCTCGCGCTCGTCGACCGCGTAGACGGGGTCCTGGTGGTCTGCAACCCCGGTGCGGTGCGCCGCACCGACCTCTCCCGCATCCGCGAGCTGATCAGCGGAGCCGGCGGCACGGTGCTCGGCGCCGTCCTGCACGCGCCGCTGCCGGGCGAGAAGAAGCGCGGCCTCGGCCGGGCCCCCAAGGGCGGCGGCCCCGCCGCCGAGGACCCCCGGCCCGCGCCCCCGGCCGCGCCCTCGCCCCGCTCGCGCGAGCCGCAGCCGATCCCGTACGAGGTGGCCGCCGCCGACGCCTCGCAGCACATCCCGGGCGACGGCACCGACACGGTCGCCCTGCGTACGGTCCGCACGGGCCGGCGGTGA
- a CDS encoding glycosyltransferase, which produces MVSTNYAPEHTGIGPYATQIAEHWADLGHETHVLAGMPHYPAWSVEPEYKGALRRTEQRAGVTVHRRAHTVPPRQTAVRRALFEGSILLHGSVAPPRMAKPDAVLAQMPSLAGGLLAARLAARWKVPFVPVVQDLMGAAAAQSGISGGDKAAAFAGRAEAHALKRAALVGVIHETFVDRVVGMGVDPQRIRLVPNWSHVALPTKPRGRTRHHLGWAPDQTVVLHSGNMGLKQGLEVLVGAARLDPSVRFVLMGDGSQRSALADLAADVPNLDIIPPAADGEFPDILAAADVLAVTQHAAVMDMSVPSKLTSYFQAGRPVVASVAALGGTAQEVERSGAGVLVPPENPEALLKAVRALAQDPAGADALGAAGPRHVAAHLSREAGLARIDALMDEALGGTRP; this is translated from the coding sequence CTGGTTTCCACGAATTACGCCCCCGAGCACACGGGCATCGGCCCGTACGCCACCCAGATCGCGGAGCACTGGGCGGATCTCGGCCACGAGACCCACGTCCTGGCGGGCATGCCCCACTACCCGGCGTGGTCCGTCGAGCCGGAGTACAAGGGGGCGCTCCGGCGCACGGAACAGCGCGCGGGCGTGACCGTGCACCGGCGCGCGCACACCGTCCCCCCGCGCCAGACCGCCGTCCGCCGGGCCCTTTTCGAAGGATCGATTCTGCTGCACGGCTCCGTGGCCCCGCCGCGGATGGCGAAGCCGGACGCGGTCCTCGCCCAGATGCCGAGCCTGGCCGGCGGCCTGCTGGCCGCGCGCCTCGCCGCGCGCTGGAAGGTCCCCTTCGTCCCGGTCGTCCAGGACCTGATGGGCGCCGCCGCCGCGCAGAGCGGGATCAGCGGCGGGGACAAGGCGGCCGCGTTCGCCGGGCGGGCCGAGGCCCACGCCCTGAAGCGGGCGGCCCTCGTCGGTGTGATCCACGAGACGTTCGTCGACCGGGTCGTGGGCATGGGCGTGGACCCCCAGCGGATCCGGCTCGTGCCGAACTGGTCCCACGTGGCACTGCCCACCAAGCCGCGCGGCCGGACCCGCCACCACCTCGGATGGGCTCCCGACCAGACCGTCGTCCTTCACTCCGGGAACATGGGGCTCAAGCAGGGGCTGGAGGTCCTCGTCGGCGCCGCCCGGCTGGACCCGAGCGTCCGGTTCGTGCTGATGGGCGACGGCAGCCAGCGCTCCGCCCTCGCCGACCTGGCCGCCGACGTCCCCAATCTCGACATCATCCCCCCTGCCGCCGACGGCGAGTTCCCGGATATCCTCGCCGCGGCGGACGTGCTCGCGGTCACGCAGCACGCCGCCGTGATGGACATGAGCGTGCCGTCCAAGCTGACCTCGTACTTCCAGGCCGGCCGTCCCGTCGTCGCCTCCGTCGCGGCGCTGGGCGGGACCGCCCAGGAAGTGGAGCGCTCGGGCGCGGGGGTGCTCGTACCGCCGGAGAACCCGGAGGCCCTGCTCAAGGCCGTACGGGCGCTGGCGCAGGACCCCGCGGGCGCGGACGCGCTGGGGGCGGCCGGACCGCGCCACGTGGCGGCGCACCTGAGCCGTGAGGCGGGCCTGGCCCGCATCGACGCACTGATGGACGAAGCACTTGGGGGAACCCGGCCGTGA
- a CDS encoding adenylyltransferase/cytidyltransferase family protein: protein MSEFAEPGRRPHRVGYAPGAYDLFHIGHLNILRHARSQCDYLVAGVVSDEMAELAKGRRPVIPLVERLEIVRSVQYVDAAFVETVPDKVETWKQVRFDVIFKGDDWRGTPKGDQLERDFAVHGVEVVYFPYTVHTSSTQLRRALDVLSQPLANEQRG, encoded by the coding sequence TTGTCCGAATTTGCTGAGCCTGGGCGTAGACCTCACCGCGTCGGCTACGCACCGGGTGCCTACGACCTCTTTCACATCGGACACCTCAACATCCTTCGCCATGCCCGGAGTCAGTGCGACTACCTGGTGGCGGGGGTCGTGTCCGATGAAATGGCGGAACTCGCCAAGGGGCGCCGCCCGGTGATACCGCTCGTCGAGCGGCTGGAGATCGTCCGCAGCGTCCAGTACGTGGATGCGGCTTTTGTGGAGACCGTCCCGGACAAGGTCGAAACATGGAAACAAGTCCGGTTCGACGTCATATTCAAGGGCGACGACTGGCGCGGCACCCCCAAGGGGGACCAGCTGGAAAGGGACTTCGCCGTCCACGGGGTCGAGGTCGTCTACTTCCCGTACACGGTCCACACCTCCAGCACCCAGCTGCGCCGGGCCCTGGACGTGCTGTCGCAGCCGCTCGCCAACGAACAGCGGGGCTGA
- the glgX gene encoding glycogen debranching protein GlgX, which yields MEPQVRGHAVVSRGVPGPPVWPGSSHPLGARFHQGPDGTAGTNFALWAQGAEAVEVCLFAEDGSESRCALTELTHEIWHGFLPGVRPGQRYGFRVHGRWDPWTGARHNPAKLLLDPYARAVDGDFLLPPEVYGHVRDWPQQYIADTVRDDRDSAPHVPKGVVVHDDDDWSDDVRPKTPWADSVIYELHVRGFTMRHPGIPEHLRGTYAGLAHPAAIEHLTGLGVTAVELLPVHQFAHEDHLLRRGLRNYWGYNSVGYFAPHAGYSSSGTAGQQVGEFKRMVKALHAAGIEVILDVVYNHTAEAGELGPTLSLRGIDNRAYYRLQSDQRRYADYTGCGNTLHAGRPHVLRLITDSLRYWVTEMGVDGFRFDLAAALARSMHDVDMLSPFLAVIAQDPVLRRVKLIAEPWDVGSGGYQVGAFPPLWTEWNDRYRDAVRDFWRGALPDVRDLGYRLSGSSDLYAWGGRRPYASVNFITAHDGFTLRDLVSYESKHNEENGEAGRDGTNDNRSWNCGVEGEPEEGTDPRIAALRRRQLRNLLTTLLLSTGVPMLVAGDEFGRTQGGNNNAYCQDNETSWVDWSLLEDPSWQALLALTRRLLALRRDHPVLRRRAFFSGRSQGADGLRDLAWFTPAGVEMTERDWYAPAGSVGLYLSGQDIPGRDERGRQVTDDSFLALLHAGDRPVAWTLPGPPWGRAYELVLDTSREDQAAAPATVHRGGGSVTVPARAVLLLKVVGGGA from the coding sequence ATGGAACCACAGGTCAGGGGCCACGCCGTGGTGAGCCGGGGGGTGCCCGGACCGCCCGTGTGGCCCGGGTCCTCGCATCCGCTGGGGGCCCGGTTCCACCAGGGGCCGGACGGGACGGCCGGAACCAACTTCGCGCTGTGGGCCCAGGGCGCGGAGGCGGTGGAGGTCTGCCTCTTCGCGGAGGACGGCTCCGAGAGCCGCTGCGCGCTGACGGAGCTGACCCACGAGATCTGGCACGGCTTCCTGCCGGGCGTGCGGCCCGGACAGCGGTACGGATTCAGGGTGCACGGGCGCTGGGACCCGTGGACGGGGGCCCGCCACAATCCGGCGAAGCTGCTCCTGGATCCGTACGCGCGGGCCGTGGACGGGGACTTCCTGCTGCCGCCGGAGGTGTACGGGCACGTCCGCGACTGGCCCCAGCAGTACATCGCGGACACCGTGCGCGACGACCGCGACTCGGCCCCGCACGTCCCGAAGGGGGTCGTGGTCCACGATGACGACGACTGGTCGGACGACGTCCGGCCGAAGACCCCGTGGGCCGATTCGGTCATCTACGAACTGCACGTGCGCGGCTTCACGATGCGCCATCCGGGCATCCCCGAGCACCTGCGCGGCACGTACGCGGGCCTCGCGCACCCGGCGGCGATCGAGCACCTGACCGGGCTCGGGGTGACGGCGGTGGAGCTGCTGCCGGTCCACCAGTTCGCGCACGAGGACCACCTGCTGCGCCGGGGCCTGCGCAACTACTGGGGCTACAACTCGGTCGGCTACTTCGCCCCGCACGCGGGGTACTCCTCCAGCGGGACGGCCGGCCAGCAGGTCGGCGAGTTCAAGCGGATGGTCAAGGCGCTGCACGCCGCCGGGATCGAGGTCATCCTCGACGTGGTCTACAACCACACGGCGGAAGCCGGCGAGCTCGGCCCGACGCTGTCGCTGCGCGGGATCGACAACCGGGCGTACTACCGGCTCCAGTCGGACCAGCGGCGGTACGCCGACTACACGGGCTGCGGCAACACCCTGCACGCCGGACGGCCGCACGTGCTGCGCCTGATCACCGACTCCCTGCGGTACTGGGTGACGGAGATGGGGGTGGACGGCTTCCGCTTCGACCTGGCGGCGGCGCTGGCCCGCTCGATGCACGACGTGGACATGCTCTCGCCGTTCCTCGCGGTGATCGCCCAGGATCCGGTGCTGCGCCGGGTGAAGCTGATCGCCGAGCCGTGGGACGTGGGCTCGGGCGGGTACCAGGTGGGGGCGTTCCCGCCGCTGTGGACGGAGTGGAACGACCGCTACCGGGACGCCGTACGGGATTTCTGGCGCGGCGCGCTGCCCGACGTACGGGACCTCGGGTACCGGCTGTCGGGGTCGAGCGACCTGTACGCGTGGGGCGGGCGGCGGCCGTACGCCTCGGTCAACTTCATCACCGCGCACGACGGTTTCACCCTGCGCGACCTGGTCTCGTACGAGTCCAAGCACAACGAGGAGAACGGCGAGGCGGGCCGCGACGGGACCAATGACAACCGGTCCTGGAACTGCGGGGTGGAGGGCGAGCCCGAGGAGGGCACGGATCCGCGGATCGCGGCCCTGCGCAGGCGGCAGTTGCGCAACCTCCTGACCACGCTGCTGCTGTCCACCGGGGTGCCGATGCTGGTGGCGGGCGACGAGTTCGGCCGGACGCAGGGCGGCAACAACAACGCGTACTGCCAGGACAACGAGACGAGCTGGGTGGACTGGTCGCTGCTGGAGGACCCGTCCTGGCAGGCGCTGCTCGCGCTGACCCGGCGGCTGCTGGCGCTGCGCCGGGACCATCCGGTGCTGCGGCGCCGGGCGTTCTTCTCGGGGCGCTCCCAGGGGGCGGACGGGCTGCGCGACCTGGCCTGGTTCACCCCGGCGGGGGTGGAGATGACCGAGCGGGACTGGTACGCCCCGGCCGGGTCGGTGGGCCTGTACCTGTCGGGGCAGGACATCCCGGGCCGTGACGAGCGCGGGCGCCAGGTCACGGACGACAGCTTCCTGGCCCTGCTGCACGCCGGGGACCGGCCGGTGGCCTGGACGCTGCCGGGTCCGCCGTGGGGCCGGGCGTACGAACTGGTCCTGGACACCTCCCGGGAGGACCAGGCGGCGGCGCCCGCCACCGTGCACCGCGGGGGCGGGAGCGTGACCGTCCCGGCCCGCGCGGTGCTGCTGCTGAAGGTGGTGGGCGGGGGCGCGTAG